ATTTATATCATTACCTATATTCGTGGCGGAAGAAGTATTCGTATATTCAATCGAGAAATTTATGATGGAGATATGTCGAAAGCAGTGACAGTTACATTAGTAGCATTTATTTTGGTTTTTAGTTCGCTATTGCTCATGTCAATTTTTGAACCATTTACGCTGGATCAAATCCTTTTTGAGGTAACATCCGCCTTTGGAACAGTGGGGCTGTCACTCGGAATTACAGGAGAATTAAGTACTTTTAGTAAAATCATCCTCATGATACTTATGTTTATCGGGAGAGTTGGGATTATCACATTTCTGCTCATGTTTACAAAGAAGAAGAAGAAAGCAAAATACAATTATCCGAAAGAAAGAGTTATTATTGGATAATTGATGCAGCCGTTATTTAATATATGTAATTTTTCATAAATAAAAGTGGCTTGTGCTGCACGTTGTCTAGCACAAGCCATTTTTTTAATTAGCAGTAAAACGCAGCTCCTACAATAATCAATAGTATAAAAAGCACAACGATTAGTGCGAAGTTGCTTCCGTAGCCACCACCGCAGCTGTAATTGTTGTAGCCTCCTCCACAGTCGAATCCGCCATATCCAAAGCCCATGCTTTTTCACCTCCCGATTGTACAGTATTACTTTATGCAATCAGGGATATTGTGTATAGACGTTTGCACTAGTTTTTAAATAATCGTTTAGGTTAGCTGCTCTCTTGAGATGGTTCGCCATAACTTAAAATTTTCAACTGATCATTTTCATAGCCTATAATAAATTCATATGATTTCGTTTCTTTTTTGGTCTTATGCTTATTTGGAACATTTCGTTCCATAGTTATATCAACCACTGTTTTGATTCGATTGTTCTCCATTATCTTGCTTTCCACTTCAGAAAAATCAAGTGAAATGGTGTTAATATACTTATTGCGAAATTCCTGATAGGTGGATTCCGTTTGAAGTGAGCTTCCAAGCAATGTATATGCACCAACATAATCCCGAATTGATATGTTTTCTAAAAAATACTCTGTTAAGTATACTGCTCCATCGAGAACCTGATCGGAATCCGAAGAACTAATGAGGTCTGTTATGCTTGAGAATTCAAGTTGATCGTTCTCAGCTTCATTGGACCATTGTGTGATTTGATCCAGCACCTCGACAATTGGAATACTGAACCCAATTGTACCATCTTGTGTTCCGACAGAATTAATACCTATTATTTCACCAGTGTCTCGCTTAATTAAAGGACCACCGCTATTCCCCTGAGAGATTTGTGCTGATATTTGATAAATATTTGAATAATTATAGCCATCAACGGTAAAATTACGGTCACCACCAGAAATAATACCAAGTGTTACGGTGTTTTGAAAACCATGCGGGCTCCCTAAAGCGATTACTTCATCGCCAATTTCCGCCAGATTTTCAGATGAGATTGGGAGGGGAGTTCTACTAGCTAGCTGCGGAACACGAATCACAGCTACATCGATCTCTTCACCAATACCCACTACAGCTGCCGGATAAATTTGGGCGTTGGCCGTTCGAACGAAGATTGTGTCCGAATCTTTAATAACATGTGCGTTGGTAATAATGTCACCTTTTTCATTATATAGAAAACCAGAACCAGTAAATGTGCTTTGCTCATTCTGTCCTTCAATTTGAATAACCGATTTTTCTGCTTCATGAATAATCGACTTTAAATCGATTGATGCCTGATCATGTGTAACTTTGTTCACCATTGGATTATTAATGAGTGGTTGTTGGGATTTCCAGTTAATATGGATATTGCTAATTACAATCGTACCGATGATTAAAACGATGACGGATGTAATAATAGGCAGATATCGCTTGCTTTGCATAGATGTTCACCTCGTTAATGGTACAATTATAGAGGCTGCTTCACTTTTTTCATCCTCTTTTTTTGCATATATATTTTACATGGAATTATTCAGTATACCATGTAATTTTAGTTACCTTTATTTCAAGACTGCTCGGTTTTTTATCTAAATCATAATGCGTGAATTCGAATTTACCCGTTTCACCGGGATAGAGAACATCTGGGAATGTAACAACTTCATTTGTTAGAATTTCCGAGCCGTTTTTTGTAGAGATTGTATATTCGACTACAACGGAGTGTACCGGAATAGTAGCAACACTTTTTACTTCACCTTCAACGAAGATATTTTCTTGTTTGTCTTTTTTTATACTTGCAGCAGCGAGTTCGATTGCATCGTTTTCATTTAATTCATTTTCCTGTGCTGCACTGTTCATTGCTTGCTCAATTCGTTGCTCCATGGCTGTTTCAAATGCTGCTTTTTCTTTCTCAATAGTTATTTGCAGGCTATCAAGTTTTTCTGAATCCGGTGCATATTTTAAGCCGTCTTTTACTAAAAGGAGAGCATCACTGAATTGTTTTTGATTCAGTTGTTCACTTGCTTTTGTGAAGGAATAATCAATAATCTGGTCGCGAATCGTTTGTGTAAGCTCTCTTGCATCGTTTTGGTTTATAGCTTCTGCATCCCAAAGCATAACCTTTAAATCATCAATTCCAGGATCTTGTTCTAAGTGGTGTGTTAGCTCTGCAATTTTTAAATGATTGCGTACCGTTTCTATTTGATTAATCATTTGGTCAACTGCTGTTCCTTTATAATTATTTAATAACTGAGAAGCATCATGAACAACGGAGCTAGCTTTCTGAAAACTGCTTTCTTCCTGCAATTGTTTCGCATTGCTTAACGAATCCTCAATTTGTAAAGCAAGATCAGAGAATGCAAGAGCTGTTTTTGCTTGTTTAAAATTAGGATGGCTATCAATTGATTTTGTAAAAAGCTTTTGGGCTTTTTCGTAGTTTCCTTCTATAAATTGCTGTTCGCCTTGTGCGTAGAACTCTTTTGCTTCAGCAGTCTGACTTTTTAAAATTAAATGATATACCCCTGCCAACGAAGCAATCAATAGTACTGCAATTATCGGGACGAGCCAGAATTTATTAAATTTCCGTTTATTAAAAATCCTGCTTTCTATATCTTTTGGTAATGGTTTTCCGCATTTAATACAATATTGCTCCTTTTCCTTAACGGTTGTCCCACAATTAGGACAGTGAAACATAATAAGCCACCTCCAGTTTGGACTGCACATATACGTTGTTTTATGTTGACTTGGAAATGGCAAGCATTCTGATTTACTATCATATAGATCATTGACTTTGATTGGAATTACAATTTACATAAATTGAATCAAATCGCTCGATATTTCCTTCTATGATTTTATCATATTTTGCTTTATTTAGGGTGACGATATTGGTATGATAGAGAAAGGTTTAAGATATTTAATATATTGTAAAGCTCAGCTAGGTAAAATGAAAGGGGTGCCATATCGATGGAAATTTTATTTGGTGTAGTTTGTTTTGGGGTTCTCGCGCTTAACATCGGGTACTGTTTGCTGGATAATGAAAAGTAAATGGGAATAAGAGAAGGGGCAGCTTTCTCACGGAAAGCTGCCCCTTTATAAAAGGATGCGTATGATTGTATTATTTTGTTAATGCCCATTCACTGAATGGATAGATAATTATTTCGGATCTCCCAATTATTTCCTCAGCTTGAATAAATCCGAGCCCATTGCGACTATCCTTACTAATTGCCCGATTATCACCCATAACAAAATAGCTGTTCTGTGGGATGGTAAGCGGTCCAATATTTCCGGTTCTATATAAAGCATCATCTGTTAAAAAGGTTTGGACATATTTTTTACCATCTATAATCAAATCACTTCCGTTTATTTCAATGGTTTCACCAGGTAACCCAATTACTCTTTTTACATAGTTTTTTGTTGGTCTTTGAATGATGACAACATCTCCACGGTCTGGTTCACCAAGAATATAGATCAGCTTGTTAAAAATAACTCTTTCTCCATCCTCTAAGGTTGGATCCATACTTTCTCCCTCTACAATTGAGGTTGCAAAGATGAAGGTTCTAAGGAAAAGAGCGATTAAAATGGCTATAATGATAGCTTTTGTCCATTCAAGCCATTCATTTTTCTTTTTGACTTCTGACATAGAAGTCACCCCTCCTGTACAAGTTTCAATTTAATAGTACCACAGAGTTAAGAAGGAATCGAATTTTAACCTTTCTAAGGATTTTATAATATAAGATGAAAAATAGACGGAGTTTTAATATAATTATTTGGTAACTTTGATTATAAATAGTATACTAAAACATACTAGGAACATTCGTTTGTTTTTCACGAAAAAGAGCCTGCTTAGTTGATGAAATATTTTATTGCTGGAATTGATCGTAAATTAGATTTAGTTAAGGATTGGAGAATGTTATTTTAAATGAAATCTACAGAAAATATTCTTAGTCGTATTGAATTTTTGCGTAAAAAGATGACTGACGTAGCGTTAAGGAAAGGGTTTACGGATAATGAGTCTATCTACATCAGTCAAGAGCTTGATCGGTTATTAAATCTTTATGAGAAAGTAAAACATGAAAAACCAACAACAAAAAGCTAGTCTATATTATTTTAATTGTTCGTGTTGTAAAAAGGACTCTATTCGGTTTAGTCCCTCTGTTAGGGTATCTGGGTGATAAGCATAGGATAGTCGCATGTATCCTTCTCCCAATGAAGAGAAACTATCGCCAGGAACTAAAGCCACTTTACCTTTTCGGACGAGAGCTAAGCCGAGCTCAAGCGAGCTCATTTCCTTGATTGGAAATTTTGGGAAAAAATAAAAGGCTCCATCTGGATTAGTGACGGACAAACCCATTCGATGTAATCGTTCGTAAACATAGTCTCTTCTCTTTTTGTAAGCTTCCCGCATCAATTGAACACTGTCTGTATTATGTGTTAATGCTTCTAATGCTGCATACTGACTAATAGAAGAAGCACATGAAACATTATATTGATGTACTTTTAAAATATGTTCACTTATCCAGGCAGGCGCTAACACATATCCAACACGAAATCCTGTCATAGAATGTGATTTGGATAAACCGTTAATTACGATTGTTTTATTTTTTACGGATGGAAAACTAGCAATTGAAATATGCTCTCTGTCAAAAATTAATTCACTGTAAATCTCATCTGCGAGAATGAAAATATCTTTATCCTTTAACACATCGATTAATTCAAGTAATTCTGCTCTTGTAAAAGATGCACCGGTAGGGTTCGAAGGGTAAGGCAGTACAATGCATCTAGTTTTTGGTGTAATATGTTCAGCTAATGCTTTTTTAGTTAGTTTGAAATTAGTATTGGTTGTATCCGCGTAAACAGTCTTGGCACCAGAAAGTGTAATTAATGGTTCATAACCTGGATAGATTGGTCCAGGCAAAATAACCTCATCCCCAGGGGAAAGAATCGTGCGGAATGTGATGTCAATTGCCTGGGAAGCTCCTGAAGTGACGATAATTTCTGAAGCTGGATCAAAGCTTATTCCATAATTCTTTTCATTGAATGTTGCGATTGCTTTTCTTAATTCAATTATACCGGCATTATGTGTATATGTCGTTTTATTTTGGAATATTGCATTGGAGGCTGCTGATTTTACATAATCAGGTGTTTGGAAATCAGGTTGACCAATTGTAAGTTGGACAACATCTTTTTCATCAGCAACCATTTGAAAGAATCGTCGAATACCTGAAATTTGGATATTTTTTACATTGTTATTGATTAAAGATTGCATATAATTACCGCCTTTTCTTGTAAAATAATAAAATATGACAAAATTATGAAGAAGTGTGACAATTTTTTAATAAAATGTTCAAATAATTTAGATTTATAACGATAAATTTGAGGTATAATATAGTTAGAACATAATAAGGAGTGTAACAGATGAGACCCAGAGCATTAAATTTTGAACAACTAGTTAAGCAAAATAAGCAAGATCTATTAAATGACGAAGAGAGAATTACACAAATAGAGATGCGGTTAGAGAAAAGGCAAGAAGCAAATGTAAAAGCTCTCCGAAATAAAGATCTTGAAATGAATCGTTAAGGGGATTCATAAAGCAGGAATGTGAAAACATTCCTGCTTTTGTGTGTTTAAGAGATTTTGGAATTAATAAATTGCTAACCGTTAGAGAATCGAATTACACTTTTGTTTATAGACCTGTTTTTTCCTTCCATAAAGCTGAACGATAAGAACAGCTCCAATAATACACCCCATTCCTAATGCTTGTAAATATGTAAAGGGCTCCATAAAGATAAATATACCAATGAGCGTTGCAACCACCGGTTCAATGGTTGATAAAATGGAAGCTTTAGAGGCTTCTGTATATTGTAATCCATACGTATAAAGTATGTATGCCAATGCAGTAGGAAAAAGGCCAAGTCCTACTGCATAAAATAATGCTGATGCATTAAAAAGTAAAGAAAATTTTTCTTGATAAGGAAAAAAGGGCAAAAGTGTGACTCCGGCCACAATAAATGTAAATGTTGACACTTGTATACTTGAATACTTTTCCAAGGAAAATTTGCTGAAAATGCTGTATAATGCATATCCCAATCCGGAGCCAAGACCAAATAGTATGCTAACGAGGTCAAGATTTTTTATATTGCCTGGCAATAAGCCAACTACTAAACATGCTCCAATTAAGGTCATAAAAAGGGCAACTAATTTAATACGTGTAAAAGGCTCTTTAAATAAGAAAAAAGAAATAATTGCTACAAAAGCTGGACCAGTATATAACAATGCAGTAGCTATTGGTATAGTAGATAATTCAATGGCAGTAAACATGCAGTAATTAAAAAAAATAATACTGCATACTCCAGTTCCAATAAAATACTTAATGTCGCCATAATGCCTTAATCTAAAAGTATTTGGTGAAAGAATTAGCATGTATGTAATTAATATAATAGCTGAAGACCACACTCGTAAAGTAACAACTTCCATTGGAGTAAATCCAAACGTGTAAAGATACTTTACAAACCAGCCAATCGTCCCCCAAAGTGCAGCTCCAATAATAATAAGCAATATAGGTTTGTTCAATCAATATTCACTCCCATACCCCATTGTATTTAATTATGATTATATCAAAAGAACGAACCAAATAATGGTATATGGATTAAAAACATTGGGAAAAATAGTTAGATATACAGTTTAGAAAGGGTGCGAACAGATTGATGCACATGGAACTTATGACGTTTATCCATATTGGGAATATTGGTATTGATGCGTATTATGTTTATTTATTTTGTGGTATTTTAAGTATTTTGATTCTCTATTTTTGTGTGAAATCAATAATTAAGTGGGTTGTTCAAATGAAATTTGACAGACTTCTTATTTATAGTATCAGCAGCTTGCTCATTATAGCAATCGTTTCTGGAACAGGTTTAATAATTGGAAATGGAATGGAAGTGGCAAAAATCGCCCTTCAAAGTATATCTTTTTTCGGAATTCTTTTATCAATAGCGATATTAATTAAACGTTTTATTCTAAATTAATTTAAATAGATAGGTAAGATGGACAAAAATAAAAGGATTCAATTAGTGAAGTGGACTATAAGGTCTAGAGATTAGTCATTAGCAGTATATTTTTCGTGAAAAAAGCACATGCAGAAATGCAATGTGCTTGGATCATTTTATTCTCGCAATCGATGAATAGCTTCCAGCCATTCGTAGACGGGTTGGAAATATTCGTCAGGTGCTTTTAAGCTTGGCGGGGCTACATTCATTACTAACTCTTTTTCTGTTTCAGATAGTTGTTCAAATGTATCCTTCAGAGTGTGCGTTTGATCGGCATAACGTTGCAATTCGTATACAAAATTCTGCAGCTCTTGCATGGTAAACTCCTCCTTTAATTGTGCAATACCCTTAAATTAACAAGGGATAAACATTTAGGCGGTGGAGTTACGAATTATGACGTGATCTAGTTGGAGGCCATTCCATTTTTCCGAGCGAGGAAGGAGTATAGTAGGATGAAGTGTAACTTTTTTTCCTTTGCTGTACTTTTTTTTCTGGTTTCCAATCAATAAATTGATAGACAATTCGTTTCGCCAGCGACAATGACATTTTTGACTGGGGATTCCGATAACTTTGATCAAGGGAACCAAGATGTTTCAGCTGTTTGAAGTCTTCCTTTGATGGAGGTATATGGAAAAAATAATTATCCACTTTCACGAGTAATGTTGAGTGTTGGTTACTCCGCTTTGGATGATCTGAAAAATGCAACCCTACTTTTTCAGCTCGATTTTCTTCTAATAATTTATTAATAGTCGTTTTTTTAATTTGGTATAAATGTTTTGGCTCGGGTGCTGTTTTTGCATGGCGGTTAATAGTAAAAAGCGCTTGAGCCAAGTCTTGCAGTGGAATATCCTGCTTCATTATTTGTCTCCTTTCTATCGTTCAATTCTAATTCTATCCTAACCTAAAGCTTGTCCGGAGGCAAATAAATACCTGTATTTGTATCCGAGCGAGAAAGATTGTTGTATAGCTTTAGGGACTGCAAGTGAAAAATAAAACCTGAAAAGTGGAAGAATTAATTTCCACTTTTCAGGTTTAGGCCATATTGATTATTGAACCTTTTTTAAATCCTCAACAATTAAATCTATTTCACTTGATTCCACGCCGCCATAATATTTAATTACCTCACCCTCAGGACTTACCAAGAAAAAACGAGTTCCGTGATATACTTGATCAGAACCCTCAGGAGGAGCTTCTACAAGATTTCGAAAAGAGTTGACGGACAGGTCTTTGATTGTATTGAAATCATATCCTGTAAGGAAGTACCAATTACTGAAATCCGCCTGATAACTCTTACCATATGCCTTTAGTACTTCAGGTGAATCAAAATCAGGGTCAACACTAAATGATACGAGTTTCGCATCAATACCCTCATCTTCCAGTTTGGTTTGCAAAGCAGCCATGTTGGCAGTCATTGGCAGGCATACTGTTGTACAATTTGTAAAGATAAAGTCAGCAATCCACCATTCGCCCTTTAGGTCGTCAAGGCTTAATTTTTCATTGTCTTGTGTTGTAAAATTAAAGTCTGCAACTTTTTCAGAAATGTTTGATTCAATTTCATATCCTCCACAAGCTGATAAAAGGATACTAAGTCCTATTAGGATAAATAAATGCTTCATTAGATTCTCCTTTCCAAATCTATGAAATAATTGATGACTTCTATTGGATAATTACTTGTACATACTTAAAGTAAGTATAACATTAGTACTTTAACTAGGTGCACATCCCAATGAATACTTTATGACAATTTTTATCTTGATTAAATAGGAAGTACCCTGCTGCATAGATGAAATAGAAGTAATCTATTTCATTTTATTCTGAATCATGCTGCAGTGTATAAACGTGTAATTCCGGCTTGCAAAGGAAACGATATGGCAGCCTTGTTGTGCCAATCCCGCTGTTTACGAATAATTTAAGGTTATTTTCGTTCAAATAATATTTTCCTTGAACATATTTTTCCGCAAGTAAGGGAGTATACAAATCTCCGATAAATGGAAATCGCACCTGGCCGCCGTGACTGTGCCCAGAGAGTTGGACATCTACAGGAAAACCAGAGACTGTATCTGCATAATCCGGTTCATGTGCAAGCAGTAATGTGAAAAGATTAGGATCTGAATTATTTAAAGCCTTATTTAAATCTGGCTTTCCGAGCATGACATCATCAACACCCGCCAGTATGAAATGGGAGTTATCCTTTGTAATAATAGCATGTGAGTTTTGGAGCAGGTGGAAATCTGCATGTTCCATTACTTCATAGACAATATCCGTTCCGTAACCGCCATGATCATGATTTCCATATATCCAATACTTTCCGTAGGTTGCTTGCATGGATTGAAGGATGTTGTTTAGCTCAGGTCCCCAGCGATAATTATTTGGTTCATCAACCAGGTCGCCAGTAAAAACAATCAAGTCGGGGTTTAGTGCATTTATTTGATTTGCAAGGTCTTTTAGCTGATTTAACGAATAATGAAAACCGATATGTGTATCCGAAAATTGAATAACTTTGAAACCGTTAAAAATCGAATCTATTTTAGAAGAAGAAATAGTTTCTTCTGTAACTTTTAGTAAATGTGTTTCAATTTCTTTAGAATAATAATAAGTGCCACCACTAAGACCGATGAAAGCAAGGATGCTTCCTATGGATCTTTTAATAAAAGAGCGTCGATTCATCTTTGTCATACCTTTCCTGAATCATTAAACAGATGGTAAAATTATAGCACGAATACATGGTAGGATAAAAATAAAAGAATCTTTAATACTATTAACATCAATCGTTCAATTAATTGACATTATTCAATGATTTACCTATAATTAAATTATATAGAATTTTCAAAATAAATTAAACGTATTAACTGATTTTCAGATACAATGAATAGCTGTTAGCTTATCTTTTCTCAAAAATTGTCGGAAACCTTTGGCACTATTTGAAGGAAACTCCGGATTAGTGCAATTACGGTATGTGCGTATACCCGCTCCGGAAACACACTCCGCTTTTCGCGGGTGACCCGACGCTCTTCGAACTCCGTTCTTCAGCGTCTCACTCTGGTCACGTATCCCGCAGAAGTCTGCGTGTGTTTCCTCCGCTAATTTTGCTTTGCTACATTCCACAGTAGTAACATAAACAAAGTTTTCATTTTAACCAGTCCGGGTGAGCGGAGGGCGGTGACACCTCAAAATAGGATGTAAATGCTGACGAAGCATTCCTTGTCCTGTGGGAACAGCACGTGTCTGAAGACTCGCAGGAAGTGGTTTTCTTCCGGAGAGGCTGAAGTCGTGCCCACGGAAAGCATCCGCCCGAAGCGATCCCGGACGGCGGGGCTTACTCATACCTTGGCAGTTAGTTCGAAGTTTATATAAACTTTATTGAAATGAAAATGGGAATAGTTGCGTTGATAAATTTTAAATAACGTAATAAAAAACAGTAGCGTAATGAAATGCGGATCCTGCTAAGACAAAGAGATGCCATACCGCATGGTGATATTTAAAGCTTCGCCAGACATAAAAGAGGGTGCCGGCTGTATAGAAGAGTCCGCCTGTCATCAGAAGTATGGCTGCTGTTTCATGTAATACAGCAGTTAATGGCTCCCATACTAATACGATAAGCCAACCCATCAGAATATAAAATACTGTTGATAGGATCACAAAACGTTTAACAAAAAGTATTTTAAAAGCAATTCCAAGAATAGCAATACTCCATATAATTCCAAACAAAATCCAGCCGATATCACTCCTCAAATGCACGAGAAGGAATGGGGTATAAGATCCTGCGATAAATAAGTATATTGCCGAATGGTCAAAAATTTGGAAGATGTCTTTCCATTTTCCCTCAGGTAAACTGTGAACAATCGTTGAGGAAAGATACATGATAAGCATGGTGCTGCTAAAAACAATACTTGATATGATAAGCCAGGGGTTTTTAGTAGGTATTGTATATTTCAATAACAATATCAATCCTGCAATACTTAAAAGTGCACCAATACCGTGTGTGATTGCATTGACAATTTCTTCATTTTTACTGAATTTGTGTATTTTCATTAGCTACCCCTTTATGGTTAGGCATATATATAGTAATAAACCATCTGTTTCTAATTATACAGTCAAAAACAAGAATCACAACTATTATGCGGATGGGAGCCAATTACCAGGATTTGAATGGTGCAATGTTTAATATTAAACAGTTTTTAATTTGCTCGTTAACGGTTTGCAGATTTTGATCACGATTAAAATTTTTACTGACAACGATATTTTAGCTCATGGATAGAAATTCAAATGTAATGAACCAAACGCGAATATAATGTGCATCCTTGTTTCTATTTAATTCCACCATACAATTTTTCAATGACTCAACATCCATATTCTTTGGTTTACCCTTATTAGAATATGTAAAGAGACTTTCGTTACTCGGAATACTGAAATTAAAATAAAACAGCTGCAAGCAAGCTAGCAAGTGGATCAGCAATATTGCATCCAGATAGAATTATCAGTAATCCAGCAGTAAGTGCGCTGATGGAATGAGCAGATCACAAAGTATGTGAAACAATGGCACTGCGAATATTCATGTTTTAACTTGAGTCACTGCAAAAGAGCCGTATGAAAAATATATTTATCGCACACTCCAATAAATGCAGCAATTATTTCAAAGCGTTATAGTTGTTTTATTTCGCCTATTATAAATCTAAGTAAACTAAAGGCAAGTGCAGCAGCA
This region of Oceanobacillus sp. FSL K6-2867 genomic DNA includes:
- a CDS encoding metallophosphoesterase, translating into MNRRSFIKRSIGSILAFIGLSGGTYYYSKEIETHLLKVTEETISSSKIDSIFNGFKVIQFSDTHIGFHYSLNQLKDLANQINALNPDLIVFTGDLVDEPNNYRWGPELNNILQSMQATYGKYWIYGNHDHGGYGTDIVYEVMEHADFHLLQNSHAIITKDNSHFILAGVDDVMLGKPDLNKALNNSDPNLFTLLLAHEPDYADTVSGFPVDVQLSGHSHGGQVRFPFIGDLYTPLLAEKYVQGKYYLNENNLKLFVNSGIGTTRLPYRFLCKPELHVYTLQHDSE
- a CDS encoding trypsin-like peptidase domain-containing protein, with the translated sequence MQSKRYLPIITSVIVLIIGTIVISNIHINWKSQQPLINNPMVNKVTHDQASIDLKSIIHEAEKSVIQIEGQNEQSTFTGSGFLYNEKGDIITNAHVIKDSDTIFVRTANAQIYPAAVVGIGEEIDVAVIRVPQLASRTPLPISSENLAEIGDEVIALGSPHGFQNTVTLGIISGGDRNFTVDGYNYSNIYQISAQISQGNSGGPLIKRDTGEIIGINSVGTQDGTIGFSIPIVEVLDQITQWSNEAENDQLEFSSITDLISSSDSDQVLDGAVYLTEYFLENISIRDYVGAYTLLGSSLQTESTYQEFRNKYINTISLDFSEVESKIMENNRIKTVVDITMERNVPNKHKTKKETKSYEFIIGYENDQLKILSYGEPSQESS
- a CDS encoding hemolysin III family protein, whose product is MKIHKFSKNEEIVNAITHGIGALLSIAGLILLLKYTIPTKNPWLIISSIVFSSTMLIMYLSSTIVHSLPEGKWKDIFQIFDHSAIYLFIAGSYTPFLLVHLRSDIGWILFGIIWSIAILGIAFKILFVKRFVILSTVFYILMGWLIVLVWEPLTAVLHETAAILLMTGGLFYTAGTLFYVWRSFKYHHAVWHLFVLAGSAFHYATVFYYVI
- a CDS encoding FbpB family small basic protein, with the translated sequence MRPRALNFEQLVKQNKQDLLNDEERITQIEMRLEKRQEANVKALRNKDLEMNR
- a CDS encoding YkyB family protein, whose translation is MKQDIPLQDLAQALFTINRHAKTAPEPKHLYQIKKTTINKLLEENRAEKVGLHFSDHPKRSNQHSTLLVKVDNYFFHIPPSKEDFKQLKHLGSLDQSYRNPQSKMSLSLAKRIVYQFIDWKPEKKVQQRKKSYTSSYYTPSSLGKMEWPPTRSRHNS
- a CDS encoding zinc-ribbon domain-containing protein, producing the protein MFHCPNCGTTVKEKEQYCIKCGKPLPKDIESRIFNKRKFNKFWLVPIIAVLLIASLAGVYHLILKSQTAEAKEFYAQGEQQFIEGNYEKAQKLFTKSIDSHPNFKQAKTALAFSDLALQIEDSLSNAKQLQEESSFQKASSVVHDASQLLNNYKGTAVDQMINQIETVRNHLKIAELTHHLEQDPGIDDLKVMLWDAEAINQNDARELTQTIRDQIIDYSFTKASEQLNQKQFSDALLLVKDGLKYAPDSEKLDSLQITIEKEKAAFETAMEQRIEQAMNSAAQENELNENDAIELAAASIKKDKQENIFVEGEVKSVATIPVHSVVVEYTISTKNGSEILTNEVVTFPDVLYPGETGKFEFTHYDLDKKPSSLEIKVTKITWYTE
- a CDS encoding SCO family protein, producing the protein MKHLFILIGLSILLSACGGYEIESNISEKVADFNFTTQDNEKLSLDDLKGEWWIADFIFTNCTTVCLPMTANMAALQTKLEDEGIDAKLVSFSVDPDFDSPEVLKAYGKSYQADFSNWYFLTGYDFNTIKDLSVNSFRNLVEAPPEGSDQVYHGTRFFLVSPEGEVIKYYGGVESSEIDLIVEDLKKVQ
- the lepB gene encoding signal peptidase I, which produces MSEVKKKNEWLEWTKAIIIAILIALFLRTFIFATSIVEGESMDPTLEDGERVIFNKLIYILGEPDRGDVVIIQRPTKNYVKRVIGLPGETIEINGSDLIIDGKKYVQTFLTDDALYRTGNIGPLTIPQNSYFVMGDNRAISKDSRNGLGFIQAEEIIGRSEIIIYPFSEWALTK
- a CDS encoding EamA family transporter produces the protein MNKPILLIIIGAALWGTIGWFVKYLYTFGFTPMEVVTLRVWSSAIILITYMLILSPNTFRLRHYGDIKYFIGTGVCSIIFFNYCMFTAIELSTIPIATALLYTGPAFVAIISFFLFKEPFTRIKLVALFMTLIGACLVVGLLPGNIKNLDLVSILFGLGSGLGYALYSIFSKFSLEKYSSIQVSTFTFIVAGVTLLPFFPYQEKFSLLFNASALFYAVGLGLFPTALAYILYTYGLQYTEASKASILSTIEPVVATLIGIFIFMEPFTYLQALGMGCIIGAVLIVQLYGRKKQVYKQKCNSIL
- a CDS encoding aspartyl-phosphate phosphatase Spo0E family protein, which gives rise to MKSTENILSRIEFLRKKMTDVALRKGFTDNESIYISQELDRLLNLYEKVKHEKPTTKS
- a CDS encoding aminotransferase A, whose product is MQSLINNNVKNIQISGIRRFFQMVADEKDVVQLTIGQPDFQTPDYVKSAASNAIFQNKTTYTHNAGIIELRKAIATFNEKNYGISFDPASEIIVTSGASQAIDITFRTILSPGDEVILPGPIYPGYEPLITLSGAKTVYADTTNTNFKLTKKALAEHITPKTRCIVLPYPSNPTGASFTRAELLELIDVLKDKDIFILADEIYSELIFDREHISIASFPSVKNKTIVINGLSKSHSMTGFRVGYVLAPAWISEHILKVHQYNVSCASSISQYAALEALTHNTDSVQLMREAYKKRRDYVYERLHRMGLSVTNPDGAFYFFPKFPIKEMSSLELGLALVRKGKVALVPGDSFSSLGEGYMRLSYAYHPDTLTEGLNRIESFLQHEQLK
- a CDS encoding YjcZ family sporulation protein, which translates into the protein MGFGYGGFDCGGGYNNYSCGGGYGSNFALIVVLFILLIIVGAAFYC